In Zunongwangia sp. HGR-M22, the sequence CGATATTTCAACACAAAAGCAGTTATGCCTTTTGCCGCTAATTCTTTAGCTACATCTATCCCTTCTCTATTAATCGATAAAGTTTGAAAACCACCGCCCGGAGCAATAATAATTGCGGTTCCGTTTGGATTTTCGGGTTTAAAAACTAGTAATTCAGGATCGGTTACATTATAAACTACTTGAGTTTGAAATAAATCAGAGTACTTTTGGGCCTCCTGCCAGTTCCAATCTTCAGAACCAGGAGCTTTTCCGTCATAAAGTTTTATGACCTGATCTTGTGCGCTAAGCTGAAAAACAGCCAGCAATAAAACAGCAATAGTTATTATTTTTGATAAATTTTTCATTTTATCTTATTTTTTATATTTCGTTACCCTTTCATCTTTAATTACACCATTCCAGTCTAGACCATAACCGAAATCGTAGGTATTTCCTTCTGAATCTTCATATGGAATCATATCGAAAGGCACATCTTCTTGTTGCGCTTCTACCGTTTCCATATTAGCTGGCATTTGAACTGGCAATAATCCTGAAGGTTCATCTTTACCTGAAACGATATCTAGCACTGCTTGCGTTGAAACCCCAAAGTTGAGTACAATACCGTCTACCTGAGATTCGAATTCACTAAAAATCATTGGTTTATTTGCGGTTACTGAAACAATAACCGGCTTATCTCCCATCAACATTTTAGTATCTTCTATGGTTCGTAGATCCATAATATAGGAAGAAGTAGAAGATTTTCCTTTGTACGATCGATCTTTAATTTCAGGGTCAATCACCGGATCTCCCGCAGCGATACTGTGTTCTCTTGCAGTCGTGGCCGTGTAAGTTTCATACTGCAATGAAATAGGCACATACCCGTTACCTCCTTCTTTACGATCTACTTCGCTATAACCCGCTTCTTTAGTTTGCGGATTTCTTACAAAAACTAGTGCAAAATCTGCCTTTTTTGGGTCTTCGGTAACCTTATAATATTTTTTGATCAAATCGATATCTACCGGATAATCGAAATGTGCTTCAGTAGCATTTCCCCACCAATCGGTTGCAACCGGCGTATAAATTTTAGGAATGTAAACCGTTTGCTTTTCTTTTATAGGTAATACTTGATTTTTGTTTTTCAGCATCACCACAGATTTTACCTGTGCTTTATAACCCGCTTTCATAAACTCGGCATTCCCAACAATCGCTTTGGTTTCTTCCACATCTACATATGGATTTTCAAACAATCCAGTTCTAAAGATATTTTTTAGTAAACGAACGGCAGAACGCTCAAAGCGCTTACGCATATAATCTTCTCCAAACTCTTCAACTCCCATTTGGTAAGCTTCTAAAACAGGGCCTTTTTCGTTGTTTCCACCAAATTGATCTACACCCGCTTTTAGCACTTTATAATGACGCTCGGCTATAGAAAGTTCTTCGGTTCCCCAAGGTTTTCCGGCAAAAGTAGCTGGTGTTGCGCCTTCATCTGAAGTGATTAACCAGTCGGTACACACCACTCCGTCGTACCCATATTGATCACGAAGTAACTCAGTAATCATATATTTACTGAAACCGTTACCTACATTTTCTTTATAAACATCGTCACGATCAAAACTAATGGTGTAATATGGCATTACCGCAGAAGCTTTTTCGGTACCACCATCTAATTTAAAAGCTCCTTCGGTAAACGGTTTTAAGTGATCTGAAAAATTATCTCCCGGATAAACCGCAAATTTTCCCATTGCCCAGTGCGCATCTCGCCCACCTTCTTCCGGACCTCCGCCAGGCCAGTGTTTTACCATCGCATTAACGCTTTGGTAGCCCCAACCACTGTTAATTTCTGAGTCTTTATCTGAAGTTTGGAAACCTTCGATATAAGCTTTCCCCATTGCTTTTACCAATTCCGGAGATTCACTAAATACGTAAGCAATACGGTACCAACGTGGTTCGGTTCCCAAATCTACCTGAGGCGAAAGTGCTGTGGTAATACCCAAAGCACGATATTCTTTAGAAGCCATTTCTCCAAACTGTTTTACCAGTTCCGGATCGAAAGTAGCGCCCATTGCTAAACCATCAGGCCATAATGAAATCGTACCACCGGCACCGGCATTAAATTCTGAAGTAACTTCTGCCGTATTTCTTGGGTCTGAACTGTTATTTGCAGGAATCCCTAAGCCCAAACCTTCTACATAAGCTTGCACATTGTTATTCCATTTCGCCGCAACTTCCGGCGATTTTACCGCAGTAAGTAAAACGTGGCGTAAATTATCGTCTTTTAAAAATTGTTTTTGCTGATCTGATATTGCAGAAGCTTCAGCTCCGCTTTCAGAAAACGGTTTTCCATTATAAGTTCCGGCTCCAAAACCAACCTCTCCGGAAGGAATGGATTGATGCTGACTATACAACATTAATCCTGCGATTTGCTCGACAGACATTTTTGAAGCCAAATCTTTAGCACGCTCTTCTACAGGAAGACGCCAATCTTCGTAAGCGTCTAGCTTTCCGTTTTTATTTAAATCTTTAAACGATTCTTTACCGTCTTTGATGATTTTTACACCAGAATTTTTATGATACTTCAAAACAGTACCCGATTTACTGGTTACTGTTTTTATATCATTTTGTTGTGAAAATCCCATTTGAATTCCTAAGGCTAAGCTTAGTACTAAGCAAGTTTTTGTTTTCATTATAATACTTTTTAAAAAAGCCAAAAGCATTCAATTTGAATGCTTTTGGTTGATGTTTTTTAGAAGTTAAAGTTTACTGAAAGCTGTGCGGTAAATGGTCTGATATAAGAACTTGTTAATAAATTACCATAATATTCACTCGGATCATTTTTTAATTCAGCTCCATTAATAGTTCCTTTAGCTCCAACTTGGTTTAAGAAATTTACCAATGTAAGACCAAAATTTAAATGGTCATTATACTTATAGTTAACTCCTCCAAAATTTTCCCAACGTGGTGCAAAAGTTAAAGCATTATTGATATTAGCATATTGTTTACTAAAATATCTAAAACTAGCCCAAACTCTCCAGTCTTTGTAGGTATAACTTGGATCTAGCTCTAACAATACTTTAGAAATTTCTAATACGGTTTTATCACTATCATCGTAGGTATTACCAAAAGCTTCAAAAGTAAAATCTTTATATTTTGGATCCTGTACCGTTACTAAACCATGAAAACTAAAGCCTTTAAAAGGCGTAAGCACTACATCTGTAGTCCATCCTAAAGTTTCAATATCATAGTACGTAGTAGTTTGTTGTTGCTGAGTATCGTCGTCCGGATTAACTAAATTAAATCGTTTTAAGTAGTTATTCTTAGTTAAATAAGATACTTGTGAGACTAAACTTATCCATTTATCATTATAAAATACACCAAAAGCTCCCATAGGACTCTTACTTGTTTTAGCATTTGGCGTTAAATTTGCCGAATAACTTTCTAACCTACGATTCTCTTCGGTATATTGAAGATTTGCTAATACTCCAAATTTGTTGGTTACATTATAGGTAGCGTTTACTTTACCGGCTATATGAAACCAGTTTTTATTAACCGATTCAATATCTGCATCCTGAATGGTAAAATCTACTCCTCTATCCTGTAAAGAATATTCACCATTGATATAATGGTGTCTAAAAAATAGACCATAACTTAAATTAAATCGATCACTTACTTGCCAATCATCACTAGCGTATGCTGCTAATTTGTTTTCCTTTCCGGTATGAAACTCTGCACTGCCATTATAACCATAAAATCCATAATCATCAGTAATTTGGTTTAATACCAAATCTTGATTATTTCCATAACCTATCAAACGTTGTGGTTGATTTTCTACAGTTTGATAAAACAACGAACGATTAGATACATAATTATCTACATGATAATATTGTTCTAAAACACCTAAAGTTACATCGTGATTTTCGATTTTCTTATTGATTGAAAATCTTCCCATAATTGCTGTCGTCGATATTTCAGGAGAATTCATAGCCAACTGGGTGCCTACTGGCCCAGAATATAAATCTCCATTTGATGGATATCTAAATTCTTTATAATTTGGATCGTCGCTTTCCAAATCATTAGAAAGGATACTAATAGGTATAATATTCAATAGAGAAGCTTTAGCCAAGTGTAAACGCGTAGAATATTTAAAATTCCAACCATTATCCATAAGATAATTACCGAAAATATCAATATTATGAGATGTATTGGTATTTTCTTTACCATCCATAGATGCCCAATAATAATCTCCCCCATCTACATCTTTAAAACGAACTTTACCGTCTCTAACTATATACGAATCACGACCAATGCGAAAATCATCTATTTCATTAGCTTCACCATCTGGACCGTATTCGACCACCGCATAATTAGTAGTGGTATAAGAATCCGCATATTTATAAGAAATATTAAAAATGCCTTTTCCATCCTTAAATCGTTTGGTTAAACCAGCTCTAAATATTTTAGTTTGATCGGCATAATTATTATATCCTAAATCGTAAGTACTGGGATCAAAGTTTACAAATGCACCAGCAGTGTAGGACCATCCGTTCTCTGAAATTGGTCCAGAAACATTAATATCCCCCTGAAACCATCCAAAATGGCTTCCTGAAAGCTTTCCTTTTAATTGAAATTCTTCAGTCCCTGTTTGTGTGTAAGAATTAACTGCAAAACCTAAATCTCCCATGGTTCCTGCTAATTCATCCATTTTTAAAAGGCCAGTTTTTTGAAGGCTTACACTTTGTCTCCAGGTTTTATTTGGCAATTCTGGCCAAAAAAGATAAACCACGGGTAAATCGTTTTCGAGAATAGTAATACCACCAACGCTTCCCGGTAAACCTATATTTACATCTCTTGGACCAGAATTATTAGCTGCATTTAGCATAACGTTTCTGTCGCTGCCATTTTTTTTACCTTCTACTTCTTTATCACCCTTCAAGTCTTGCTGTAACGCAATGGAATCCTGAACACTTATATTTTTATCTTTATCTTCTTGCGCAAATATCGATTGCGAAGCAAATAAAGAAAAGCCTGCGAAGAATAAGCTTAAACTTGTTTTTGTAAAATTCCTGTTCATATAATGCTTCATTTTGAAACTTTTAAAAATTGATATAAAATTTTCTCACCCTACATGAGAAAAGACTTTTTTAAACTCTTTAATTCTTTTCTACTTCATATAGATTATTGACTAACTACTTCTTTTACACAGCGAAATCCTGTGTTTTCTAAACTTGTATCTGATGAAGAGGCCATTTTAGAAGAAACTCTATAGCCAGAACAGTACGATTCATTACACATAAAAGAACCACCTTTTATTGTTTTTACCGGAACTCCAGGTTGACGAGGGTCGTTGCTATTCTTAGAGCCGGAGGGATTATTCTGTACTTCTTCTGTTATTGTTTTGTAATAATTGAAATTATAATTATCTGCAGTCCATTCCCATACATTACCGGCCATATCGTATAGACCAAAATCATTAGGCGCATAGGATTTTACAGGAGCAATTCCATAAGCTCCATCGTTTTCTGTATTTTTGTAAGGAAATTCCCCCTCCCAAGTATTGGCTTTAGGCTTACCATGATAAGGCTCCTCTTTTCCCCAAGGATAGGGTTGATTTTTTAATCCGCCGCGAGCAGCGTATTCATACTCAGCTTCTGTAGGCAATCGTTTTCCTGCCCATTTAGCGTAAGCGTTCGCATCTTCCCAAGAAACATGTACTACCGGATAATTCTCTTTCCCTTCAATAGAGCTTTGAGGTCCTTGAGGATGTTTCCAATCTGCCCCTCTTTTCCATTCCCACCACACTGAAGGATTATTTAAAGGAACTTCATTTTTAGTACCTTTAAATACTAATGATGATGCTTTTAAAAAACTATCCGCAGGTTTTGGGGTATTGGCAGGTAATTGTTTCTTCATCTCGTTCCAGTCTACATCTCTTTCGGCAGTGGTTACATAACCTGTTGCTTTTACAAATTCAGCAAACTGAGCATTCGTTACAGAAGTTACATCCATATAAAAAGGATCTACTTTTACTTTATGCTGAGGGTACTCATCTGCTCTACCTCTATTATCTGAAGCCCCCATTAAAAACACACCACCTTCAAGTTTCACCATTCCTTTAGTAGAAATTCTATCGCTTTTCTTTTCAGAAATGTTGGACTTTTCTGAAACTGAAAATCGACTCGGCAAATTAGCGTGACAACTGAGATACGTGGAATCTTTTTTCGATACCGTTTTCGTTACAGATGTTGTTTCTTGATGTTTTTCATTTTTGCAAGAAACAAATAGTATAAATATTACAAATATGTAGCTTAAACGATTGTACATCTTTTTAGTTTTTGAATAAGGTTGAATATGGCTTGTAACCTATTCGCTGAGCATTAATTTCTAATTGTTCTCCTTTTTTTAGCTTTATAGCTTCGCCATCATAAACTTTAAATTGTTTAGGAGCTTCTATTTTTTCACCTTGAGATTTCATGTTGAAAATAATTTCAAGATCCCAAGATTTCACTTCGTGTAGTTCAGTTTTTTCTTTATCAGATTTTTTCACAACTCTATAACCAATAGAAGTTCCCGGAGTTTGCTCTTTTAAGTAAATTCCTTCTTTAGCCTGAATAATTTGGACTGGTTTGGTTTGTGGTATTTCTCCTTCACCATTCCACATATATTCCTTAACCATATAAGGTTCAGACATATAAGAAAGATCACCAACTCTAGACACCCAATTTTGATAGGCTCTACGCAATTCTTCTAACTTATCTTTGTATTCAGGATTGTCGGCTAGATTATGAACTTCATCCGGATCTTCGCTTACATTATATAATTCTTCGACAGGTTTTGTAGGCTCGAACCAATCTGCT encodes:
- a CDS encoding glycoside hydrolase family 3 protein → MKTKTCLVLSLALGIQMGFSQQNDIKTVTSKSGTVLKYHKNSGVKIIKDGKESFKDLNKNGKLDAYEDWRLPVEERAKDLASKMSVEQIAGLMLYSQHQSIPSGEVGFGAGTYNGKPFSESGAEASAISDQQKQFLKDDNLRHVLLTAVKSPEVAAKWNNNVQAYVEGLGLGIPANNSSDPRNTAEVTSEFNAGAGGTISLWPDGLAMGATFDPELVKQFGEMASKEYRALGITTALSPQVDLGTEPRWYRIAYVFSESPELVKAMGKAYIEGFQTSDKDSEINSGWGYQSVNAMVKHWPGGGPEEGGRDAHWAMGKFAVYPGDNFSDHLKPFTEGAFKLDGGTEKASAVMPYYTISFDRDDVYKENVGNGFSKYMITELLRDQYGYDGVVCTDWLITSDEGATPATFAGKPWGTEELSIAERHYKVLKAGVDQFGGNNEKGPVLEAYQMGVEEFGEDYMRKRFERSAVRLLKNIFRTGLFENPYVDVEETKAIVGNAEFMKAGYKAQVKSVVMLKNKNQVLPIKEKQTVYIPKIYTPVATDWWGNATEAHFDYPVDIDLIKKYYKVTEDPKKADFALVFVRNPQTKEAGYSEVDRKEGGNGYVPISLQYETYTATTAREHSIAAGDPVIDPEIKDRSYKGKSSTSSYIMDLRTIEDTKMLMGDKPVIVSVTANKPMIFSEFESQVDGIVLNFGVSTQAVLDIVSGKDEPSGLLPVQMPANMETVEAQQEDVPFDMIPYEDSEGNTYDFGYGLDWNGVIKDERVTKYKK
- a CDS encoding formylglycine-generating enzyme family protein, whose amino-acid sequence is MYNRLSYIFVIFILFVSCKNEKHQETTSVTKTVSKKDSTYLSCHANLPSRFSVSEKSNISEKKSDRISTKGMVKLEGGVFLMGASDNRGRADEYPQHKVKVDPFYMDVTSVTNAQFAEFVKATGYVTTAERDVDWNEMKKQLPANTPKPADSFLKASSLVFKGTKNEVPLNNPSVWWEWKRGADWKHPQGPQSSIEGKENYPVVHVSWEDANAYAKWAGKRLPTEAEYEYAARGGLKNQPYPWGKEEPYHGKPKANTWEGEFPYKNTENDGAYGIAPVKSYAPNDFGLYDMAGNVWEWTADNYNFNYYKTITEEVQNNPSGSKNSNDPRQPGVPVKTIKGGSFMCNESYCSGYRVSSKMASSSDTSLENTGFRCVKEVVSQ
- a CDS encoding TonB-dependent receptor → MKHYMNRNFTKTSLSLFFAGFSLFASQSIFAQEDKDKNISVQDSIALQQDLKGDKEVEGKKNGSDRNVMLNAANNSGPRDVNIGLPGSVGGITILENDLPVVYLFWPELPNKTWRQSVSLQKTGLLKMDELAGTMGDLGFAVNSYTQTGTEEFQLKGKLSGSHFGWFQGDINVSGPISENGWSYTAGAFVNFDPSTYDLGYNNYADQTKIFRAGLTKRFKDGKGIFNISYKYADSYTTTNYAVVEYGPDGEANEIDDFRIGRDSYIVRDGKVRFKDVDGGDYYWASMDGKENTNTSHNIDIFGNYLMDNGWNFKYSTRLHLAKASLLNIIPISILSNDLESDDPNYKEFRYPSNGDLYSGPVGTQLAMNSPEISTTAIMGRFSINKKIENHDVTLGVLEQYYHVDNYVSNRSLFYQTVENQPQRLIGYGNNQDLVLNQITDDYGFYGYNGSAEFHTGKENKLAAYASDDWQVSDRFNLSYGLFFRHHYINGEYSLQDRGVDFTIQDADIESVNKNWFHIAGKVNATYNVTNKFGVLANLQYTEENRRLESYSANLTPNAKTSKSPMGAFGVFYNDKWISLVSQVSYLTKNNYLKRFNLVNPDDDTQQQQTTTYYDIETLGWTTDVVLTPFKGFSFHGLVTVQDPKYKDFTFEAFGNTYDDSDKTVLEISKVLLELDPSYTYKDWRVWASFRYFSKQYANINNALTFAPRWENFGGVNYKYNDHLNFGLTLVNFLNQVGAKGTINGAELKNDPSEYYGNLLTSSYIRPFTAQLSVNFNF